The Flavobacteriales bacterium region CTGCTTTGCATCGGGTATCCGACAGGGTAATTCTACGACAAAGGTGCTTCCAGAGCCCAAGGTGCTATTGACAGTGATATCTCCCCCAAGAAGTTCAGTGAGTTTGCTGACAATGCTCAACCCGAGTCCGGTGCCCCCATATTTGCGCGTGGTAGATTCATCTGCTTGGGTGAATCGGTCGAAGATGCTATCCAGTTTACCGCTTTCGATCCCGATACCGGTATCTGATACCTCCAGAACGATGTTGGATATATCACCCTCCCTGGATTGCTGAACCACGCTTACATGTACACGACCTTCAGAAGTGAATTTGATGGCATTGGCCAGCAGATTGCTCAGGATCTGGGTCAATCGTGTCTCATCACTTAGCACCAGTTCCGGAATATCCGCATCGAAACTATAGAGAAGTTTCAGGCCTTTCTCTTTGGCCCTGACCTGAAAGAGTTGAGTGGTCTGTTCCACTATGGATTGTAGGTCCACAGGGCGATACTCGATGTCCAGATTGTTGCTTTCGATCTTGGAGATATCCAAGATGTCATTCAGGATATTGAGTAGATTCTTAGAGGCTTTGGAGATGATCTCCACATGTCTGCTCTGTTCGCGATCCAGTTCAGAATTCTTCAAGAGATCGTTGAATCCGATGATGGCATTCATCGGAGTGCGTATCTCATGGCTCATACTCGATAGGAATTCATCTTTGACCATCGATAAGCGCTCTACTTCCTGCTTTTCTCTGCGGAGTTGAATGAGACGAACTACCGTGCGACTGAGAGAGCGAAGAATCTCTTTTTCTTCATCAGAAAGTTCCTTGGGTTTCCGGTCGATCGCACACAGGGTTCCCAGACTATAGCCTTCCTCGTCAGTCAATGGTGCTCCAGCATAGAATCGGATACTGGGATCCTCTGTGACCAATGGATTCTGATCGAATCGAGGGTCTTCCATAGCATTGGTCACTTCGAAGAGCTCGTCTTCCATGATAGCGTACTGACAGAAGGAGATATCGCGGTGGGTCTCCTCAGCATCCAGTCCTACTTTGGATTTGAACCACTGACGGTCTTTGTCGACCAAGCTGACCAACACGATGGGTACATCCAATATCTGTGAGGCCATTCGCGTGATATCATCGAATGCGGCCTCGGGAGAAGTATCCAGAATATTGTAATAATGGAGCTTATTGAGGCGCTCGCCCTCATTCGGTGGTAGTGGTAGTTTCATGGAATACCTTATTAAAGTATGCTCCTGTATACGGAGGTCACTCGCTGTGGGTTCTGGTATTCTGTACCAAAACCTGTTCAAGTCTGAATTCCACTCGATTCTCGGTATGGTATCAAGCTCGGACTTCTAAGCCCAAGGTGATCAGTAGTGTTCCGAAAATTCTACTTCACAAACTGAATGAGAGCTCGCTCCGTGCGTCTAATATAGGTACTCGGAACGCGATCAGATACCCGCAGACCTCACTTTATTCACCTTAATGAGTAGAGAACGCAGCGCATCCATCTGTAACATGGTAGCACTATCGCTTCCTGCAGTCGCAGGATCGGGATGGGTCTCGATGAATAGTCCGTCTGCTCCTGTGGCTACGGCACTCAAAGCCAAGGTACCGATCATGCTAGGGTCGCCTCCGGTGGTGCCTTGGGTGCGGTTGGGTTTCTGGGTGGCATGTGTACAATCCATGATCACCTTGGATTGTAGCTCTTTGAGACGGGCAATGGCTGTTGCATCCACTATGAGTTCGTTATATCCGAAGGTGGTCCCTCTCTCCGTCAACCAGACCTGATGGTTTCCTGTGCTCTCTACTTTTTCCTTTGGAAATCGCATAGCCTCTGGACTGAGGAATTGTCCCTTTTTGATATTGACCACTTTTCCAGTCCTTCCTGCTGCCAGTAGAAGTTCGGTCTGACGGCAGAGGAAAGCTGGAATCTGCAATACATCCACATATTCAGCAGCCAAGTCGGCTTCGTGACTCTCGTGGATATCTGTAAGGGTCTTCAAATCCAATTCTTTCCCGACACGGGCCAGTATCTTGAGCGCATCTTCATCACCGATACCCATCTTGCTGTCAATGCTGGTGCGATTGGCCTTTTTGAAGCTGCCCTTGAAGACATATTCCATATCCAGCTCTGCACAGAGCTCCTTGACATAGGTGGCTATGTGGAGTGCTACCTCTTCATCTTCGATCAGACAAGGTCCGGCAATCAGTGTGAATGGTCTCATAATCTTCTTCTTTCTAGTGTCTCGAGCTGTTTTAAGAGCGCTCTTTTCTCGTTTACTTCCGAGCCTTCTGGCCCAGATATCCGCTGTGGTGTCGGAGTCCGTATTGATCCTTGGTGAATCCGATCCTCTTCATCAAGGCCACCACCAGTAGATCTCCGATGACCGTCATGACCGTAGTGGAAGTGGTAGGAGTGAGGCCGAGTGGGCAGATCTCTTCTGTGGGTCCGGTCAGCAAGTTAACATCACCCGCATCGGCCAGAGGGGAATCCGGATTGCGAGTGATGGTGATGATTTCCATATCGCCATGTAGGTTGGTCACTTGCTCGATCAACTCCAGGATCTCACGCGTCTTTCCAGAATTGGAGATCAACAGGAGTACATCCTGTTTCTTGACCAGACCAAGGTCGCCATGCTGCGCTTCCAAAGGTTTGAGGAAATAGGCCGGAGTGCCTGTAGAACAGAGCGTGTTTGCGATCTTGGTCCCGACTTCACCCGCCTTTCCTACGCCAGAAACGATCACTGTTCCATCCCCTTCATGCACCGAGCGATGAATGAGATTGACAGCGGCCTGTAGCATCCCGTCCATGGGGATATTCCTCAAGGCTTCTATTTCCTTTTCGATCAGTGCTCTAAGTTCTTTTTCTTCCACGGTAGTGAGATAGGAGCACAAATGTAACTTGCCGACCTAAATTGCAGGGAAAATGAGCAAGAAGCACGTAGTAGCGACCATTGGCGTAGGGCACTATGAGACCCAGATGAGAACGAGGGACCATGAACTCATATCGGATGAACCTATCGATGCCGGGGGAGGTGATCTGGGACCAAGTCCTTCCGAGTATCTCTGCATGGCCCTTGGAGCCT contains the following coding sequences:
- a CDS encoding SIS domain-containing protein, with the translated sequence MEEKELRALIEKEIEALRNIPMDGMLQAAVNLIHRSVHEGDGTVIVSGVGKAGEVGTKIANTLCSTGTPAYFLKPLEAQHGDLGLVKKQDVLLLISNSGKTREILELIEQVTNLHGDMEIITITRNPDSPLADAGDVNLLTGPTEEICPLGLTPTTSTTVMTVIGDLLVVALMKRIGFTKDQYGLRHHSGYLGQKARK
- a CDS encoding response regulator; translation: MKLPLPPNEGERLNKLHYYNILDTSPEAAFDDITRMASQILDVPIVLVSLVDKDRQWFKSKVGLDAEETHRDISFCQYAIMEDELFEVTNAMEDPRFDQNPLVTEDPSIRFYAGAPLTDEEGYSLGTLCAIDRKPKELSDEEKEILRSLSRTVVRLIQLRREKQEVERLSMVKDEFLSSMSHEIRTPMNAIIGFNDLLKNSELDREQSRHVEIISKASKNLLNILNDILDISKIESNNLDIEYRPVDLQSIVEQTTQLFQVRAKEKGLKLLYSFDADIPELVLSDETRLTQILSNLLANAIKFTSEGRVHVSVVQQSREGDISNIVLEVSDTGIGIESGKLDSIFDRFTQADESTTRKYGGTGLGLSIVSKLTELLGGDITVNSTLGSGSTFVVELPCRIPDAKQLQSTETYNGSKSHGNSLAGVHVLIAEDNEHNQLLCGNYLRKNGATFVIANNGREAVEQVEKQSFDLIIMDLQMPELNGVQATEFILKELDMDIPIIACSAHSLNVERDRCIEAGMVDYIVKPYNEQTLIETILSHLPDQEGQAAAKGTNESFQTESSKDSFEECISILHENEGPEFVEQMLEISKRRLPEDMAILNTAIKNAHLETLADRGHLVISSMSSLGLSTGIELAKQVEQNAKADQRNEAIHTAKQLVDYLKSFQTYIHQTSDHDQENIRPTH
- the kdsA gene encoding 3-deoxy-8-phosphooctulonate synthase, with amino-acid sequence MRPFTLIAGPCLIEDEEVALHIATYVKELCAELDMEYVFKGSFKKANRTSIDSKMGIGDEDALKILARVGKELDLKTLTDIHESHEADLAAEYVDVLQIPAFLCRQTELLLAAGRTGKVVNIKKGQFLSPEAMRFPKEKVESTGNHQVWLTERGTTFGYNELIVDATAIARLKELQSKVIMDCTHATQKPNRTQGTTGGDPSMIGTLALSAVATGADGLFIETHPDPATAGSDSATMLQMDALRSLLIKVNKVRSAGI